In the genome of Paenibacillus sp. FSL R5-0766, one region contains:
- a CDS encoding DUF6790 family protein produces MWFLVLWLLGLISGGVHLYVLGFPGEMSEISRVLLLHQFVVTFGLVGVIGYVVNIARADQTAKMLGWPGGPFQVKYGFSQVGLGVMGIMAIWFQGNFWVGVLVTMYIYGLSGLWSHTYVMIKNRKADGDSIGNLIMDVVYQTFITVLSVLAGGIWVMH; encoded by the coding sequence ATGTGGTTTTTGGTTCTATGGTTGTTAGGTCTAATTTCAGGGGGAGTACACCTATATGTGTTAGGTTTTCCCGGAGAAATGAGCGAGATTAGCAGAGTATTGCTGCTTCATCAGTTTGTGGTTACGTTTGGATTGGTTGGAGTGATTGGTTATGTTGTCAACATTGCCAGAGCGGATCAGACAGCCAAAATGTTAGGATGGCCTGGTGGACCATTTCAGGTTAAATACGGTTTTTCCCAGGTAGGGCTTGGAGTTATGGGGATTATGGCCATCTGGTTCCAAGGGAACTTTTGGGTTGGTGTATTGGTAACGATGTACATATACGGATTAAGTGGTCTTTGGTCTCATACTTATGTCATGATTAAAAATCGCAAGGCAGATGGAGACAGTATCGGAAATCTCATTATGGATGTGGTGTATCAAACGTTTATCACGGTTCTCTCCGTATTGGCCGGCGGAATCTGGGTAATGCACTAA
- a CDS encoding Rrf2 family transcriptional regulator, protein MRQISSRFSIAVHTLSLIAVMPNECTGDVIAQSVNTNPVIIRRIMSKLKQAGLIDVRPGVGGASLLKDPADITLLDVYRALEVVEDGELFNFHKHPNPKCPVGNMIEHTLRAELIEAQTALEQRLNRVTIQQMMDQIHVSE, encoded by the coding sequence ATGAGACAAATCAGCAGTCGCTTTTCCATTGCGGTTCATACCCTGTCCCTGATCGCTGTTATGCCCAATGAATGCACCGGAGATGTGATCGCGCAGAGTGTGAATACTAATCCCGTGATTATTCGGCGGATTATGTCCAAGCTGAAACAGGCTGGTCTGATTGACGTCAGACCCGGTGTGGGCGGTGCTTCCTTGTTGAAAGATCCGGCCGACATTACCCTTCTTGATGTATATCGAGCGCTTGAGGTCGTGGAGGATGGGGAATTGTTTAACTTTCACAAACATCCGAATCCGAAATGTCCGGTCGGCAACATGATTGAACACACCTTGCGTGCCGAACTTATTGAGGCTCAGACAGCCTTGGAACAGCGCTTGAATCGTGTAACCATACAGCAGATGATGGATCAGATTCATGTCTCTGAATAA
- a CDS encoding SDR family oxidoreductase, producing MKILVTGATGHLGSLVVEALLKNNSAKDVAVSVRNPEKAEALRTQGVDVRHGDFDQPETLAKAFAGVDRLLLISTDGDNETRIRQHQAAIDAAKNAGVGFIAYTSVVNAEKNTLSLAEVHRATEKAIRESGIPYSFLRNNWYLENEAGSVQAATQGAPWVHATNNSQVGWATRSDYAHAAAAVLAGEGHENTVYELSGKLRTQAELAAIVAEVLGQEINVQNVDDAAYADIMKGAGLPDFVVSMLVDMQSAIREGALAVESDTLEKLLGRPAQPLNEGIKAIVGK from the coding sequence ATGAAAATTTTGGTTACTGGCGCCACAGGTCATTTGGGTTCACTGGTTGTAGAGGCATTGTTAAAAAACAATTCTGCCAAGGATGTGGCAGTAAGTGTACGTAATCCAGAGAAAGCGGAAGCACTCCGCACTCAAGGCGTTGACGTCCGTCACGGTGATTTCGATCAACCGGAGACTTTAGCGAAAGCTTTTGCCGGTGTAGACCGTCTGTTGCTCATCTCGACTGATGGTGACAATGAAACGCGTATTCGCCAACATCAGGCTGCAATTGACGCTGCCAAGAACGCAGGCGTGGGTTTCATCGCTTATACAAGCGTTGTGAATGCAGAGAAAAATACCCTTTCCCTGGCGGAAGTTCACCGCGCTACAGAAAAAGCTATTCGTGAATCCGGCATTCCGTATTCCTTCCTGCGCAACAACTGGTACCTGGAAAATGAAGCAGGCAGTGTGCAAGCAGCTACCCAAGGTGCGCCTTGGGTTCATGCCACCAATAACAGCCAAGTAGGCTGGGCTACCCGCAGTGACTACGCCCATGCTGCAGCAGCTGTACTCGCAGGCGAAGGGCACGAGAATACCGTATATGAATTGTCCGGCAAACTACGCACGCAAGCTGAACTGGCTGCCATTGTTGCTGAAGTGCTTGGACAGGAAATCAACGTGCAAAACGTAGACGATGCCGCTTACGCTGACATCATGAAAGGTGCAGGTCTACCAGACTTTGTCGTATCGATGCTTGTTGATATGCAAAGTGCCATTCGTGAAGGCGCACTGGCTGTAGAAAGTGACACTTTAGAGAAATTGCTTGGCCGTCCGGCTCAACCACTTAACGAAGGTATTAAAGCAATTGTAGGCAAGTAA
- a CDS encoding RNA 2'-phosphotransferase → MDLMKLSKELSYALRHAPWEYELELDEEGWVEISQLLVALHESPQWKEVTQADLEQMIQASEKKRHEIRSGRIRALYGHSTPHKISKISAEPPETLYHGTPARAVHSIMEHGLQPRQRQYVHLSADIDTANQVGRRRDDQPVILKINAAQAATDGILFYHGNENIWLADHIPARYILEQ, encoded by the coding sequence ATGGATCTGATGAAATTAAGCAAGGAACTCTCCTACGCTCTGCGACATGCACCTTGGGAGTATGAGCTGGAACTGGACGAAGAGGGTTGGGTGGAAATCTCGCAATTGCTGGTGGCTTTACATGAAAGTCCGCAGTGGAAGGAAGTCACGCAAGCCGATCTGGAGCAGATGATTCAAGCCTCGGAGAAAAAGAGACATGAAATCCGTTCTGGCCGCATCCGGGCATTGTATGGACATTCGACACCTCATAAGATATCGAAGATATCTGCTGAGCCACCCGAAACCCTGTACCATGGGACCCCGGCACGCGCAGTGCATTCTATTATGGAACATGGCTTACAGCCGCGGCAAAGGCAATATGTACATCTGTCCGCAGATATCGATACGGCCAATCAGGTGGGACGAAGACGAGATGATCAGCCTGTCATTTTGAAAATCAATGCTGCTCAAGCGGCCACAGACGGAATCCTCTTTTATCATGGAAACGAAAATATCTGGCTGGCCGATCACATTCCTGCACGTTATATTCTTGAGCAGTGA
- the imm48 gene encoding Imm48 family immunity protein, with protein sequence MEKTNMTEFIKADDINDVILAAAANELEQMVDKICELIGTPLEQTTELERQVMAAFGFGAVYGITNRDQLAEPQAHALSIRMLIKPFNYSEQQAVDFADDLIRVASDREVHLVMNTIIQRGIDGHRQFNQEDDEGLERNIQEILTAVQSQK encoded by the coding sequence ATGGAGAAAACCAATATGACTGAATTTATCAAGGCTGACGATATTAATGACGTAATTCTGGCTGCGGCAGCAAACGAGCTGGAGCAGATGGTGGACAAAATATGTGAGCTGATTGGCACGCCTTTGGAACAGACGACAGAACTGGAGCGTCAGGTCATGGCTGCTTTTGGTTTTGGCGCGGTGTATGGCATCACTAATCGGGATCAGCTGGCGGAGCCGCAGGCCCATGCCTTGAGCATTCGGATGCTGATTAAGCCGTTTAACTACAGTGAGCAGCAGGCGGTTGATTTTGCCGATGATCTGATTCGGGTGGCTTCCGATCGTGAGGTTCATCTGGTGATGAATACGATTATCCAACGTGGGATTGATGGACACCGTCAATTCAATCAGGAAGATGATGAAGGGCTGGAACGTAACATTCAGGAGATTTTAACAGCGGTTCAATCGCAAAAATAG
- a CDS encoding serine/threonine-protein kinase has protein sequence MRKDNCKMALQRNVIINDTYQVRQVLASSELAIVYAGRDRNTGAKVAIKEFFPQRLAERQADKRRVFCSSRGYGGQYQELLAVFLLEGELLSKLDHPHIVSYLDHFEANDTGYLVMEYCTGITLTEYLNEHNHALDAAFITETLLPLVDTLDYIHKQGILHRDVKPSNIMVMEDGTPKLLDFGSATRWPMQSGEKQVIFTSAGYSPLEFYSEKSSQGPMSDIYSLAALLHYWTCGQPPMDVKQRLFQDELPSVRSHNEYVNPWLARVIHWGLTVRSEKRCASLAWVRSSLRVQAWVWKVRKPGTVEWSLAENEHTQVYEVEPKKQHEMA, from the coding sequence ATGAGAAAAGACAATTGTAAAATGGCATTGCAGCGCAATGTGATTATAAATGATACATATCAGGTAAGACAGGTATTAGCCAGCAGTGAGTTGGCTATTGTATATGCAGGGCGGGATCGTAACACGGGTGCCAAAGTAGCCATTAAGGAATTTTTCCCACAGAGACTGGCTGAACGTCAGGCAGACAAGCGGAGAGTGTTCTGTTCTTCACGAGGATACGGTGGGCAATATCAGGAGCTACTGGCTGTATTTCTGCTCGAAGGTGAACTGTTATCGAAACTGGACCATCCTCATATTGTTTCGTATTTGGATCATTTTGAAGCAAATGATACGGGGTATCTGGTTATGGAATACTGCACGGGAATCACATTGACCGAGTATCTGAATGAACACAATCATGCTCTCGATGCTGCCTTCATAACGGAGACGCTGCTTCCACTGGTGGATACATTGGATTATATACATAAACAAGGCATTCTTCACCGGGATGTGAAACCTTCCAACATTATGGTTATGGAAGATGGTACACCCAAACTTCTGGACTTTGGCTCAGCTACCCGTTGGCCTATGCAATCCGGAGAGAAACAGGTGATATTTACATCGGCAGGTTATTCTCCGCTGGAGTTCTATTCAGAGAAATCCAGTCAGGGACCGATGTCGGACATCTATAGTTTGGCAGCTCTGCTCCATTATTGGACATGCGGGCAACCCCCTATGGACGTGAAACAGCGGTTGTTCCAGGATGAATTGCCATCTGTTCGCTCACATAATGAGTATGTGAATCCTTGGCTTGCTCGTGTTATTCATTGGGGGTTGACGGTTCGTTCTGAGAAACGCTGTGCCTCCTTAGCCTGGGTCAGAAGCTCGTTGCGAGTTCAAGCCTGGGTGTGGAAAGTGCGTAAACCTGGAACGGTGGAATGGTCTTTGGCCGAGAATGAACATACACAGGTCTATGAAGTGGAGCCGAAAAAGCAACATGAGATGGCTTGA
- a CDS encoding alpha/beta hydrolase has translation MSSIYRSEEGKSSILEEYEIYLNELGEKFTREYVETRFGKTHVLLTGPLDGKPLFILQGGNCVNPMTLSWFSSLFKEYRIIAPDTIGHPGYSEEARISARFDSFALWVSDLLDHYKIEKSAFIGPSFGGGIILRLATYIPERIACSVLVAPAGLAVGSKMKAAQDIVLPLVKYRMTSSPTSLQKITDTMSCNCMKEMDKIIIGKIFKHVSLEMDMPKLTEREELVNYTSPTLLLVGEKDVFFPADKCIERAQKIIANVQAIKYDTGHFPSQDVLVQMNEEIGRFLQNNY, from the coding sequence ATGAGTTCCATTTATAGAAGTGAAGAAGGCAAGAGCAGCATACTTGAAGAGTATGAGATTTATTTGAACGAGTTGGGTGAGAAATTTACTCGGGAGTATGTAGAGACACGTTTTGGCAAGACGCATGTTTTACTGACGGGTCCTCTAGATGGCAAGCCGTTATTTATTCTCCAAGGTGGTAATTGTGTGAATCCGATGACGTTGTCCTGGTTCTCTTCCTTATTTAAGGAATACCGGATTATTGCTCCTGATACGATTGGTCATCCCGGCTATAGTGAGGAAGCCCGCATCTCGGCACGATTTGATAGTTTCGCATTATGGGTTTCTGATTTACTTGACCATTACAAAATTGAAAAAAGTGCGTTTATCGGTCCCTCGTTTGGAGGAGGAATTATCCTTAGGCTGGCTACCTATATTCCAGAACGGATTGCGTGCTCCGTATTGGTCGCTCCGGCAGGTCTGGCCGTCGGCTCCAAAATGAAAGCCGCTCAGGATATCGTTCTTCCACTCGTGAAGTACCGCATGACTTCTTCACCAACTTCTTTGCAAAAAATTACGGACACCATGTCTTGCAACTGCATGAAAGAAATGGATAAAATTATTATCGGCAAAATCTTCAAACACGTCAGTTTGGAGATGGATATGCCCAAGCTCACGGAGCGAGAAGAACTGGTGAATTATACGTCACCAACCTTGTTGTTGGTAGGGGAGAAGGATGTCTTTTTCCCTGCGGATAAGTGTATTGAACGGGCTCAAAAGATTATTGCGAATGTGCAAGCCATCAAGTATGATACAGGACATTTTCCTTCACAGGACGTATTGGTTCAGATGAACGAGGAAATCGGACGTTTTTTACAGAATAATTATTAA
- a CDS encoding ribonuclease H family protein — MAKQKYYVVWEGKKPGVYNTWADCKAQTDHYTGAKYKSYESKAAAEEAYRAGWKGNWGSSAGGASKTKSAGSGRSAGMETSEEVDYDSISVDVGTRGNPGPVEYKGVDTRTGEIIFSVGPISKGTNNLGEFLAIVHALAHLKKEGSTKTVYTDSVNAMKWLKQKKVATTLARDNSTEEIWLMIDRAEQWLQTNTYSNKVLKWQTKQWGEIKADYGRK, encoded by the coding sequence GTGGCGAAACAGAAATACTATGTTGTCTGGGAAGGTAAGAAGCCTGGTGTATATAACACATGGGCAGATTGCAAAGCGCAGACGGATCATTATACTGGAGCAAAATATAAATCCTATGAGTCCAAAGCAGCCGCAGAAGAAGCGTATCGTGCGGGATGGAAAGGGAACTGGGGTTCAAGTGCAGGTGGAGCGTCGAAAACGAAGTCGGCTGGGAGCGGAAGAAGTGCAGGCATGGAAACGTCGGAGGAAGTGGATTACGACAGCATCTCTGTTGATGTTGGAACACGTGGTAACCCTGGACCTGTAGAATACAAAGGGGTGGACACCCGCACCGGTGAGATTATTTTCTCTGTTGGACCGATCTCCAAAGGCACGAACAATCTGGGGGAATTTTTGGCCATTGTGCATGCCCTCGCACATCTGAAGAAAGAAGGCAGTACCAAAACGGTGTATACCGACTCAGTCAATGCCATGAAATGGCTAAAGCAGAAAAAAGTAGCCACGACATTAGCACGGGACAACTCCACGGAAGAGATCTGGCTGATGATTGATCGGGCGGAGCAGTGGCTCCAGACGAATACGTACAGCAATAAAGTGCTAAAATGGCAGACCAAGCAGTGGGGAGAAATCAAGGCAGATTACGGCCGGAAGTAG
- a CDS encoding DUF421 domain-containing protein has protein sequence MDWIWKSVLLVLVGMILLRIAGRKSISQMSVVTTVIMISIGTTIVQPIANHELGKAIGSASVFIVTLLVVEQLQLKFNFFERLMSGTSKIVVEDGKVIIPNLKRMRYTMDQLEMHLRKEGITSVDDLETATVEPNGQLGYVLKRHARPVTIGDLEEILRSYAITGSSPATGEHPQQDNSNKSSTHSDNSSDIFQEVSKGAHAHPVDPKLQ, from the coding sequence ATGGACTGGATATGGAAATCTGTTTTACTTGTACTTGTCGGCATGATCCTGCTGCGAATTGCAGGACGCAAGTCAATCTCACAGATGAGTGTGGTTACAACGGTCATCATGATCTCCATCGGAACAACGATTGTGCAGCCCATCGCAAATCATGAACTTGGTAAAGCGATTGGATCAGCATCGGTATTCATTGTGACATTGCTTGTGGTGGAACAACTGCAATTGAAATTTAATTTTTTTGAACGGCTCATGAGTGGCACTTCCAAAATCGTGGTAGAGGACGGGAAGGTCATTATCCCGAATCTGAAACGTATGCGTTACACGATGGATCAGCTCGAGATGCACCTGAGGAAGGAAGGTATTACGAGTGTGGACGATCTGGAGACCGCAACGGTGGAACCCAATGGTCAACTCGGTTATGTTCTGAAACGACATGCTCGTCCCGTGACGATTGGAGATCTGGAAGAGATCCTACGAAGTTATGCAATTACAGGTAGTAGCCCAGCAACGGGAGAACACCCTCAACAAGACAACAGCAACAAGTCTTCAACGCATAGTGATAACTCCTCAGATATTTTTCAAGAAGTCAGCAAAGGTGCTCATGCTCATCCCGTTGATCCTAAGCTTCAATAG
- a CDS encoding ABC transporter ATP-binding protein, which translates to MKLNVENISISVLNTDIIKDISLQVNGKQFVGLIGPNGCGKSTLLKSIYKVIKPQQGKVFLDNTDILKSSPKLVSRHMGVVGQFNELSFDFTVREMVMMGRTPHKKMLETDNERDHEIVEQALEKVHLTGHADRNYVSLSGGEKQRVVLARVLAQQPQFLILDEPTNHLDIKYQLQILNIVRGLGIGILAALHDLELAAEYCDYLYVVKKGQIVVHGKPADILTREMIGEVFDVDCEIYKNPVTGGLGIAYLSTR; encoded by the coding sequence ATGAAGCTGAACGTAGAAAATATATCCATCTCTGTGCTGAACACGGACATCATCAAGGATATTTCATTACAGGTGAACGGTAAACAGTTCGTTGGACTGATCGGACCCAATGGTTGTGGCAAGTCAACGCTGCTCAAGAGCATTTATAAAGTGATCAAACCGCAGCAAGGCAAGGTTTTTCTGGACAATACCGATATTCTCAAATCCAGTCCAAAACTTGTTTCCAGACATATGGGCGTTGTTGGCCAGTTTAATGAATTGAGTTTTGATTTTACAGTACGCGAAATGGTCATGATGGGCCGTACCCCACACAAAAAAATGCTGGAGACGGATAATGAACGGGATCATGAAATCGTCGAGCAGGCTTTGGAAAAAGTACATCTGACTGGACACGCTGATCGTAATTACGTGTCTCTGTCTGGTGGAGAGAAACAGCGTGTGGTCTTGGCACGTGTCCTGGCACAGCAACCCCAATTCCTGATCCTGGACGAGCCGACGAACCATCTGGACATCAAATACCAGCTTCAGATTCTAAATATTGTCCGTGGACTCGGCATTGGCATATTGGCAGCGCTGCATGATCTCGAACTCGCCGCAGAATATTGCGATTATCTCTATGTGGTGAAAAAGGGCCAGATTGTGGTCCATGGCAAACCGGCTGATATTCTGACTCGTGAGATGATTGGTGAGGTATTCGATGTAGATTGTGAAATCTATAAGAACCCGGTTACGGGTGGTTTGGGCATCGCTTATCTTAGTACACGTTGA
- a CDS encoding iron ABC transporter permease, translated as MGKRESLIHSKSGFALLIAALIMITLISVGIAVSIGQVRIPLAESYRILLTKLTGFQWGTTPIEAGSFTDIIWQIRFPRVLMAMFIGAGLALCGAVMQAAVQNPLADPYILGISSGASLGATFAILIGFGAIGWLGQTGVAFWAFAGAMGASLLVLTLAGIRGKMTSVKLVLAGMVINALCSAFSNFIIYFANNAEGIKTVTFWTMGSLAASGWNKLPLVGIVVLVAILFFLLQSRVLNTMLLGDEAAVTLGINLSVYRRLYMLLTALVTGVMVASCGMIGFVGLIIPHIVRGLVGSDHRKVMPVSVLFGAIFLIWTDVIARSLISSVELPIGIITAMIGAPMFMYMLVKKGYGFGGN; from the coding sequence ATGGGGAAAAGAGAGTCTCTGATTCATAGTAAATCCGGGTTTGCTTTACTGATTGCAGCTTTAATCATGATTACGCTTATATCCGTAGGTATTGCAGTTTCCATTGGACAGGTTCGTATTCCGCTGGCGGAGTCATATCGTATTCTTTTAACCAAATTAACGGGATTTCAGTGGGGGACAACACCCATTGAGGCAGGTTCCTTTACCGATATTATCTGGCAGATTCGTTTCCCGCGTGTGCTGATGGCGATGTTTATCGGTGCAGGCTTGGCCTTGTGCGGTGCTGTTATGCAGGCTGCTGTGCAGAATCCGCTCGCTGATCCTTACATACTGGGTATATCTTCAGGTGCTTCTCTTGGAGCAACCTTTGCAATTCTTATTGGTTTCGGTGCGATTGGGTGGCTAGGTCAGACGGGGGTGGCTTTCTGGGCCTTTGCCGGTGCGATGGGTGCGTCCTTGCTGGTCCTGACTTTGGCAGGGATTCGGGGGAAAATGACGTCGGTCAAGCTGGTGCTTGCCGGAATGGTGATTAACGCGTTATGCAGCGCTTTTTCGAACTTTATTATTTATTTTGCTAACAATGCTGAAGGCATCAAAACGGTGACGTTCTGGACCATGGGCAGCCTGGCGGCTTCCGGATGGAACAAGCTTCCACTCGTGGGTATCGTTGTGCTGGTGGCGATTCTATTCTTCCTTTTACAGTCCAGAGTTCTTAATACGATGTTGTTAGGGGATGAAGCAGCGGTTACGCTGGGCATTAATCTGAGTGTGTATCGCAGACTGTACATGCTGTTAACTGCTTTAGTGACAGGAGTTATGGTGGCGAGCTGTGGCATGATTGGTTTTGTCGGCCTCATTATTCCGCATATTGTCAGAGGTCTCGTGGGTTCCGACCATCGTAAAGTGATGCCTGTATCCGTGCTGTTTGGAGCTATTTTCCTCATCTGGACGGATGTTATTGCACGATCCCTCATATCCAGCGTGGAGTTGCCAATCGGTATTATTACAGCCATGATTGGTGCACCAATGTTTATGTATATGCTGGTCAAAAAAGGCTACGGTTTTGGAGGAAATTAA
- a CDS encoding ABC transporter substrate-binding protein, giving the protein MKFTSRTIGFAALSLLLLLLAACSNASTSSPAEETTSTTNTTETSASAENTNKTTYPLTIENFTISGEGGEWKPKVQVFDKTPERVVANTQSAAEMLIKLGLTDKMVGVAALYGSVTPDVADDFAKIPVLSKDYVGKELVVGASPDLVLGRGDLFADADWGVGTVDGLNDMNIRTFLQTTNHKGSLHSLYSDIAQLGQIFDVQENAATFTESLKTRVAAIKASVADQPEHTFAYIVPATEDTITVSSMQNDTYQLDALGLLKLKNTFDGVQGEVSVEQLITANPDYLLLSAYAGSPDIDKLIENLYANPALQSMNAIKNKQIYVTDFSQFWGYGYQILDGIEKMGQEMKANPMK; this is encoded by the coding sequence ATGAAATTCACATCCAGAACCATTGGCTTTGCTGCTCTAAGTCTCCTGTTACTGCTGCTTGCAGCCTGTTCGAATGCTTCAACTTCTTCCCCTGCCGAAGAAACAACTTCAACAACTAACACGACAGAAACTTCAGCTTCTGCTGAGAATACAAATAAAACGACGTACCCGCTTACCATTGAGAATTTCACGATCTCGGGCGAAGGTGGCGAGTGGAAACCCAAAGTGCAAGTATTCGATAAAACACCTGAACGTGTTGTTGCGAATACTCAATCTGCGGCTGAGATGCTCATCAAATTGGGTCTGACCGATAAAATGGTCGGTGTCGCTGCTCTATACGGTTCCGTTACACCGGATGTTGCTGATGATTTCGCCAAAATCCCGGTACTATCCAAGGATTATGTAGGTAAAGAGCTGGTTGTAGGCGCAAGCCCGGATCTGGTACTCGGACGGGGCGACCTGTTCGCTGATGCAGACTGGGGCGTAGGTACCGTCGATGGATTGAATGACATGAATATCCGTACGTTCCTGCAAACGACGAATCACAAAGGCTCACTCCATAGCCTGTATAGTGATATTGCACAACTTGGACAGATCTTCGATGTTCAAGAAAATGCTGCAACTTTCACGGAAAGTCTGAAGACTCGTGTTGCAGCCATTAAGGCAAGTGTAGCCGATCAGCCTGAGCATACTTTTGCCTACATCGTACCTGCTACGGAAGACACCATTACGGTAAGCAGCATGCAAAATGATACGTATCAGCTTGATGCACTTGGCCTGTTGAAGCTGAAAAATACGTTTGATGGTGTGCAAGGTGAGGTAAGTGTTGAGCAACTGATCACAGCGAATCCGGACTACCTGCTCTTGTCCGCATATGCCGGTTCACCGGATATCGATAAGCTAATTGAGAACCTATATGCCAACCCTGCCCTGCAAAGTATGAACGCAATCAAAAATAAACAAATCTATGTCACAGACTTCAGCCAGTTCTGGGGTTATGGATATCAAATTCTGGATGGTATTGAGAAAATGGGACAGGAAATGAAAGCAAATCCGATGAAGTAA
- a CDS encoding MarR family transcriptional regulator yields MKTRDAISLISKIKEKVNRFILAEMAEQGIQDLATSHGDIIYALYNNHRMTMAEIAKKIGKDKSTVTALVDKLVRTGYVVKERDATDSRVVHVALTAKGEQLKPVFEEISQRMLDVFYADVTEAEKKELLRILMKIHSNF; encoded by the coding sequence ATGAAAACAAGAGACGCTATTTCACTCATATCCAAAATTAAAGAGAAGGTTAACCGCTTTATCCTGGCCGAGATGGCTGAGCAGGGAATCCAGGATCTCGCTACGTCCCATGGGGATATTATCTATGCCCTGTACAATAATCACAGGATGACCATGGCTGAAATCGCCAAAAAAATTGGCAAGGATAAATCCACGGTGACTGCACTTGTGGACAAATTGGTGCGGACAGGATACGTCGTTAAGGAGCGTGATGCAACAGATTCACGAGTTGTTCATGTGGCTTTGACTGCAAAAGGCGAACAATTAAAGCCAGTCTTCGAAGAGATATCACAGCGCATGCTGGACGTGTTTTATGCGGACGTTACGGAAGCGGAGAAAAAAGAACTGTTGCGAATTTTAATGAAAATTCATAGCAACTTCTAA
- a CDS encoding alpha/beta fold hydrolase, producing MTDYTQLLPEHGVKKIGEHDLHLEIFKGTPPHDEKTTIKKPPLLFVHGAYTGSWMWSKYIPHFVQHGWTCYVMNLRSHYKSRVMDMTKITFDDYLEDIREVLAEFNEPPVLIGFSMGGILSQKIAETVTLAGLVVIDASLSKEVHELIPYPESNRITPGIIIPAPVRDEETGIDETADDIAFQRKYLQMESAKAFSTFSVMFGADGGVSINGDLIHCPSLVIKAVSCEDEDQRGKLTAKQLDAEYAGLWDTTHTGLLVGQRYKEPVDIILEWMNRQLPFELTEKFTN from the coding sequence ATGACGGACTACACTCAATTATTACCGGAACATGGGGTAAAGAAGATCGGAGAACATGATTTACACTTGGAAATATTCAAAGGAACCCCGCCTCATGACGAAAAAACAACGATCAAGAAGCCCCCACTGCTGTTCGTTCACGGTGCATACACAGGCAGCTGGATGTGGAGCAAATATATCCCCCACTTTGTCCAGCACGGTTGGACCTGTTATGTCATGAACCTGAGAAGTCACTACAAGAGTCGGGTCATGGATATGACAAAGATTACGTTTGACGATTATTTGGAGGATATTCGTGAAGTGTTAGCCGAGTTCAACGAGCCTCCTGTTCTCATTGGCTTTAGCATGGGTGGGATTCTCAGTCAAAAGATTGCAGAAACCGTTACTCTGGCAGGCCTGGTTGTGATCGACGCCAGTCTGAGCAAGGAAGTCCATGAGCTAATCCCCTACCCTGAAAGTAATCGTATCACACCGGGGATCATCATTCCTGCACCTGTCCGTGATGAAGAGACCGGTATAGATGAGACGGCAGATGACATTGCTTTTCAGCGTAAATATCTTCAGATGGAGTCTGCGAAGGCATTTAGCACATTTTCCGTGATGTTTGGAGCAGATGGCGGTGTATCCATTAATGGCGACCTGATCCATTGCCCCAGTTTGGTGATTAAGGCTGTTTCCTGTGAAGACGAAGATCAGAGAGGCAAATTAACTGCCAAACAGCTGGATGCTGAATATGCCGGACTGTGGGATACGACCCATACAGGTTTACTGGTAGGCCAACGGTACAAGGAACCTGTCGATATCATCCTTGAATGGATGAACAGACAGTTACCCTTTGAATTAACGGAAAAATTCACAAATTAA